In Leptolyngbya sp. SIO1E4, one DNA window encodes the following:
- a CDS encoding metallophosphoesterase — protein MHAILSGPLTVERVTVSIRDLPLSLHGTTLIQLSDFHFDGLRLSPELLQQAIAHCNAIFPDLVILTGDFVTKETQPIYRLAACLKGLKSRHGTYAVLGNHDDITRSGRRTIINALRQANISVLWNDIAYPLGEALPLVGLADLWSGECQPEPIFSQLSSSIPRLVLAHNPDTAEMLQPWRADLQLSGHTHGGQILVPGVGSLPYRVSQIRPFLPRWVKKNVPYLKEECDRVIKHWEWALGLHQIGQNQLYVNRGLGTYLPGRFFCPPELTVLTLVTANPI, from the coding sequence ATGCACGCTATCTTGTCTGGGCCGCTGACTGTAGAGCGAGTAACCGTGTCGATTCGAGACTTGCCTCTCAGTCTGCATGGGACAACCCTTATACAGTTGTCCGATTTTCATTTTGATGGACTGCGACTCTCCCCAGAACTCCTGCAGCAGGCGATCGCTCACTGCAATGCCATTTTTCCAGATCTGGTCATTTTGACGGGAGACTTCGTCACGAAAGAAACTCAACCCATCTATCGTTTAGCGGCCTGTCTGAAAGGCTTAAAAAGTCGCCACGGCACCTATGCCGTGCTAGGCAATCACGACGATATTACGCGGAGCGGGCGCCGAACTATCATCAACGCCCTGCGCCAGGCCAACATCTCCGTTCTGTGGAATGACATTGCGTATCCCTTGGGGGAGGCTCTGCCCCTGGTAGGACTGGCAGACCTGTGGTCAGGAGAATGCCAGCCTGAACCGATATTTTCTCAACTGTCTTCGTCAATTCCACGCCTGGTGTTGGCCCATAATCCGGATACGGCTGAAATGCTACAGCCCTGGCGGGCTGATCTGCAGCTATCGGGTCATACCCACGGAGGGCAAATTTTAGTGCCAGGGGTGGGGTCTTTGCCCTATCGAGTGAGTCAGATACGCCCTTTTCTGCCCCGGTGGGTGAAAAAAAATGTGCCATACCTGAAAGAAGAGTGCGATCGCGTCATCAAGCATTGGGAATGGGCGTTAGGGCTGCATCAGATTGGGCAAAATCAGCTCTATGTGAATCGAGGCTTAGGCACATACCTACCTGGACGCTTCTTCTGTCCGCCAGAACTGACTGTCTTAACCCTGGTAACCGCGAACCCGATTTAA